CAGTTAAAGCCCATCTAGCTAAAGAGTGTGTTGCGTGATTCCCCTCTCTGCTTACCGACTTCAGAGAAAGCTtgttgtttagatcgaaagccCTAGAGCACTCATGAGCCAACAATCCCCATTGGTTCCTTGGGAAAATTTTGTTGTGAATCGCGTTAACTATCATTGTTGCGTCCATCTCCACAATAACTTCATCGAGCTCCATCGACTGAATCAAATTCAGCGCTTCTTTGAGTCCCACTGTTTCTGCTAAACCCACATCATTCGATCCCTTTATAACCCTTGTTGCAGCCCCAACGCAGCGGCCATCATCCCGTCGTAGGACCATACCTAACCCCCAATGGCCATCATCCTGAAGATGAGCATCCACATTGAGCTTTAGGCAGTTCCTAGGCGGGGGACTCCAGCTTTTGTCGTTACTAGAAAACGAAGGATGGGACGAAGTCTTGGGTTCAAGTCGTTGGTCATTGATGTTATGGTGGTATTCATGAAGCAGCTTCAGTGCACGAGGGAGAGCTAATTCCACAGGTATGTCTTGATGTTGAAAAACTTTCTGATTTCTAGCAAACCATATAGTGTAAGTGATTGTAGTAATGATTTGCATACTTTCCTTGTTTGTGTTATTTAGCAAACCAATCTGAGAAAGATTGAGTCCTagaagtagtagtagtaatggTTAGGGGAGAGCTAAACCACATCTGTTGAGCCCACTCACAAGTCATAAAAATATGGTCAATGGTTTCTGGCACTTTATTACATCTAGAGCATATGGAGTCACATAGAATGCCCTTGTTTGAATGTGCAGCTTCACACTGAACTCACGTTTTGGGACGACGAACTCGCCTTTGAAGCCTCAAAATCTGTAACCAAACAGACACtaacacttttttattttatttggagcCTCGGAATGTTCAACTACGTTAGAAGTTTAATTTTGTTTGGAagtcaattctgacatcaagtggtttcagtcacCTTTAGATTGCAGTTGTAGGGGATTGAACCGTGGTTCCTCCCTATTAAGTCAAACATCATTCACCACTAAATCAATTAATgatcaattaattttcaatgtaactataatttcttatttttcaaatgtatATTTCCAATTTGTTGCTCCATACTATATTTTCAAATGTATCATTCACCACTAAATTCATCCTTCTTTTTCTATCATTGTATATGTAATTGTTGATACGATAAATATTAGAATCCAGTATTACTAACTTGTGTCATATGGGCCGACACATAAGAATCccacaaataaaattttacataaaaaatacactttaaatttttaaaaattaaatacacgatttatataaaacaaatattcttattttaagTTATTAACAATTTGCGCTTGTTTCCCCCAATAAAAAGTGCCTTAATTTTCCTTTAAGATTTCGTTGAATACAAGTAGTAGTGTACCtatacgtcaaaaaaaaaaagtagtagtgTATTACtagtgtttattaattttattttttcaagcaaaaaataaagaaaaaaaaatggatgcacaagaattaatatatttagtctaaaattttatatcaattacatcaaattttgttaactaatttttatttttatcaagaaCATAAtgcaacaaattataaaaatgtaCTACGTACTAATCCActatataaaattttttttttgactcaaaataaggatattcattcattccaataattgatacagTACATCacatgcaaatacaaattcaacatagctaaaaacaaaaaggatgaaactgcaaacaatctcacagcatccatgttaatagcatacaacggcaattgcaatatgcctacaaataatataatatgataaaagtcaccagaatgtccatgcttccggatctgcaacgatgatgcccaaatcattgatcgaatctgcaattgattgaaatcTACCTTTCAAAATGAACcaaacgaacaccgcaacaagacgGACAAACAAACGCCGTAACAATGACGACCACCAACAAagcgccgcactcagacgacgaaatcacaaaacaagaaaaacaaaactaaaaaacttaatttatgtgaaatcacttatttaaatggaaagaaaataaaaaaacaacttagaggggtgattttgggtcaaaaattgacccaaaaaccacccctccttggtggatgatgaagaagaaaagcaaAATAGGGTTAGAAGAGAGGGGGAGCGGCGGCTGTGTTTACCGTCCAAGCATAATTTTCATCCACTATATAAAATTTAGACaacaataaaaagttaaatCCAAAGTctttgaagaaaagaaaggcattattaattattaaaaacaaaagagCAGCTTGAAGTATGACTTAAACGTCTTCCACGTAACGAGAGCCCACTACCAGGCTGTGAGAATCTCACGTGATTCAAGTTGAATTTCCTTTGACTTTTTTGCCTCTAATCAACCATTAAACCGGGCCCATTATTTCTCCTGCTGTGACTAACCTTATTCTCTAACTCCAATCAAACACCCCGTAACAGTAACACTCATACTCATTAGCAGTTCCATGTTTAGTTAATACAACTTGCTCAAACCCTAATTCATAGATCTTTGTTTCCCAAATACTAAtactatttattaattggcttaaAATGATATAGTAATATTTTgctatttattaatttattttagctAAGATACGAGTTAATGGGTACTCAAAGTCATAGAGCAGTGTGGGTAAGGAAACAGATCTCCTACTGTTACAGCAGGATGCTGTGCTGTAAAAGTTAGGAATCGCCCGATTAAAATCTGATGGTTAGGATCATTTCTAGTAATTTTGTAAATGAGTTAATCTGATTTGTTCGATATGATAATCAACGGCTGAGATTGACTACTGCGTGCACCTGCTACAGCAGGGAATCTGGATCTGTGTAGGTAATATGAGCATGCTTGATGTTACTTGCTACTCGGACCACTGTAACTATGAGtacaaatatttattcaaaCAGTAAGGCAGGTACGTGGATGGATACTATTAAACtttacctaattttttttgcaagtaatctagtggttagaaatttcatccttaagtggataagtgggataATCGAAGTTCGAACACCGACTCCTTCATGTATAATGTAATGTCTCTGTCAACTAAGCTAAGCTCACATGACAACTTTACCCGGATTTTATTCACACTCTTCATTAATTCGTTTATTTGGGTGGATGAATAATAAACATGTGGCCAATGATATTTTCCATTTTTGACTCAATGTCTTGTGTGTTTTAATCAAGCAAAActatgaagaaagaaaaaaaaagaagttatgcTGTTTCTCTGGTCCttttcatatattatatttcattcaaaaaaaattgtctctcTTTGCTTGTTATCGTTTTCTAATCACAACCTTAAAATGCTATACTTTCCTTTTTTGACACTAAACCTTAAGGCTATACACTAATTTAACAGTTATTATATAATTAGCTCAGGACATTATTGTATCTAGTAGAGGTGTGAACTTATAAATGTGTAAAGTCTATATTCTATATGAtaattctattttcttttcGTGGACTAAAATAATCTAGTCATAGTTTTATATAACGATGTTTACGTGATTATTGTTGATCTTTTATGATTGCATAATTTGCATTGCAATGTCTTAAAACATGATCCAGTTGATCATTGTATCGAGTAGTTGGATCATAATCTCTTGTATCATAAAAGAATCTCTCAAAGAGTGTGTTCATGTGAAAGACTAGACCACACAACTAATTATATCATAAATACCTTTGTACATAATTTTTGCATTTCCAATCCAATCCAATTCAATCGACTAGTTCATGTGAAAGACTAAACCTAATTCACTATGCGTTTCTAAATATTGATTTTGGTTACAAATAGTTATAGTAACAATCATATCTTGAGTACAGAAAACATATCTTGTtgagaaatttaaatatttaattatttattaggtACTAATAGGATGATAAAATTACTAATCTagttataagctgcaaatattaaattaaaacttaagAAAATTATGAGAGTAGAAGGGTTAGATGTATTCATATCATTCATGAAAGGTGCATTTTACATTGAACACAAAGTGGCTTTTTATACTAGTAAAGCCAtggataaaaacaaattaaatttactaTTCTAAGTTGACAAAGATAGACAATAATctatattactattttaagttgacattatccatgaatatttcaacattaatagtGAAACATCTCTTTCAccttaatttgatgatttatttaattacttataacactccccctttgAAATATTCATCATAGTGCtccatttaattttgtttagaaGAATGTGATGGGAACATACgttgcctcgttaaaaaccttattaGGAAAAACCCATTGGGATAAAAACCTcaataagggaaaaagagtacaacattatGCTCCCCCTTAACCAAGCCTAGGTAATTCTTCTTCAAATGTCTCGAAGGTGACGCATTCCAATACTTCGTACGTGTTTCTTGAAGACTGATGTGGAAAGTGCCTTTGTAAAGAGATCGGCCACATTTTCACTCGAACGAATGTATTGAATATCAAcctctttgtttctttctagCTCTTGTGTGAATGAGAAGAATTTTGGAGggatgtgtttggttctatcACTTTTGACGTATCCTTCTTTCATCTGAGTAACACATGCAGCATTGTCTTCATACAAAATTGTTGGATTCTTATCAGTTGGTAAACCAGACGTTCCTTGGATATGTTGAGTTACTGATCTCAACCATCTACATTCTTTGCTAGCTTCATGGAGGGCAATTACTTCAGCATGATTTGAAGAAGTTGCTACAAGTGTTTGCTTTTGAGATCTCCATGATATTGCGGTGTCACCATATGTAAACACATATCCAGTCTGTGATTTAGCATTATGTGGATCTGACAAATATCCTGCATCTGCATAACCAAGTAAAACTGGTTTTGTATTGTTAgaataaaacaaaccaaaatcagaAGTACCTCGGAGATatcgaaaaatatgttttattcctttccaatgtctctttgtAGGACATGAACTGAATCTTGCTAGTAAATTCACTGCAAAGGCTATATCAGGCCTTGTACAGTTGGCAAGGTACATGAGTGCCCCAATGGCACTGAGGTATGGTACTTCAGAGCCAAGATCtgtttcattttcttccttAGGTCTAAACGGATCCTTTTCAACATTTAATGTTCTGCCCATCATTGGGGTACTCAAAGGGTTGGCTTTGTCCATGTTGAATCTTTTCAATACCCTTTCTGTATAGTTTGATTGATGTACCAATAtaccatttttagtatattcAATTTGCAAACCAAGGCAGAATTTGGTTTTCCCCAAatctttcatttcaaattctttctttaagtaatctcttgcttctttaatttctttattggtACCAATGATatttaaatcatcaacatagacaGCGATTATTACAAAACCAgatattgtttttcttataaaaacacAAGGGCAAATAGGATTATTTACATagccttctttaaataaatattcactcAGTCTGTTATACCACATGCGTCCTGACTGCTTTAACCCGTATAATGACCTCTGCAACTTTATTGCATACGTCTCTCTGGGTTTTGAGTTTTCAGGCATCTTAAATCCTTCtgggattttcatatatatgttaCTATCAAGTGATCCATACAAGTAAGCAGTAACAACATCCATGAGATACATGTCCAATTTGTTAAACACTGATAAACCAA
This portion of the Trifolium pratense cultivar HEN17-A07 linkage group LG3, ARS_RC_1.1, whole genome shotgun sequence genome encodes:
- the LOC123915051 gene encoding uncharacterized protein LOC123915051; translated protein: MQIITTITYTIWFARNQKVFQHQDIPVELALPRALKLLHEYHHNINDQRLEPKTSSHPSFSSNDKSWSPPPRNCLKLNVDAHLQDDGHWGLGMVLRRDDGRCVGAATRVIKGSNDVGLAETVGLKEALNLIQSMELDEVIVEMDATMIVNAIHNKIFPRNQWGLLAHECSRAFDLNNKLSLKSVSREGNHATHSLARWALTEPNKWWSNYFPDCINHHIQKDMAFVT